One region of Salvelinus sp. IW2-2015 linkage group LG6.1, ASM291031v2, whole genome shotgun sequence genomic DNA includes:
- the LOC111964776 gene encoding SLC35A4 upstream open reading frame protein-like isoform X3 gives MAGDKDPFKQMKDLNQLKNQLEDIQKRVETEFAAGIPQGGSVLASPFLKGFLAGYVVAKLRSSAILGVLLGTFTGIYAAQNYQVPNIESTLKDYMSLFRKGPK, from the exons ATGGCGGGTGACAAG GATCCTTTCAAGCAGATGAAGGATCTCAACCAGCTTAAGAATCAACTGGAAGATATCCAGAAACGTGTGGAGACTGAATTTGCAGCAGGAATTCCACAG GGGGGCTCTGTGCTGGCATCTCCCTTTTTGAAGGGGTTCCTGGCTGGGTACGTGGTGGCCAAGCTCCGCTCCTCAGCTATCTTAGGAGTGCTACTAGGAACATTCACAGGCATCTATGCTGCACAGAACTATCAGGTGCCCAACATTGAAAGCACTCTGAAGGACTATATGAGTTTGTTTAGAAAAGGACCAAAGTAA
- the LOC111964776 gene encoding SLC35A4 upstream open reading frame protein-like isoform X2, with protein MKRWSMCCYIVDPFKQMKDLNQLKNQLEDIQKRVETEFAAGIPQGGSVLASPFLKGFLAGYVVAKLRSSAILGVLLGTFTGIYAAQNYQVPNIESTLKDYMSLFRKGPK; from the exons ATGAAACGGTGGAGCAtgtgttgttatattgtt GATCCTTTCAAGCAGATGAAGGATCTCAACCAGCTTAAGAATCAACTGGAAGATATCCAGAAACGTGTGGAGACTGAATTTGCAGCAGGAATTCCACAG GGGGGCTCTGTGCTGGCATCTCCCTTTTTGAAGGGGTTCCTGGCTGGGTACGTGGTGGCCAAGCTCCGCTCCTCAGCTATCTTAGGAGTGCTACTAGGAACATTCACAGGCATCTATGCTGCACAGAACTATCAGGTGCCCAACATTGAAAGCACTCTGAAGGACTATATGAGTTTGTTTAGAAAAGGACCAAAGTAA
- the LOC111965399 gene encoding probable UDP-sugar transporter protein SLC35A4 produces MIVIHAVRSGSPSRHRRWWRKRVQWGVLLGLMVLIYGSHAPLIALTKVDGRVPFSSSSCVLLIELTKLLVSLATLLLTGDLSALHAPLSLAIVAPYAVPATLYAFNNNLVVLMQIYMDPSSFQVLSNLKIASTALLYSFCLGKRLRSAQWLALGILMGAGVCHSYYSLDLEYPGQTEDQASSRLHITAWGLVLVLVYCFISGLAAVYTEQVLKSQRLPLSLQNLYLYVFGLAINLXSHLLSMGGEQGFLEGYSEVVWAIVAGQAANGLLMSVVLKHGSGITRLFVISCSMLVNALLSWALLGLQLTPFFLLPTSMIGLAAYLYYS; encoded by the coding sequence ATGATTGTGATCCATGCCGTGCGGTCCGGGTCCCCATCCCGTcacaggaggtggtggaggaagagGGTCCAGTGGGGTGTCCTCCTAGGACTGATGGTCCTGATCTATGGCTCCCATGCACCCCTAATAGCCCTCACCAAGGTGGATGGGCGGGTTCCCTTTAGCTCCTCCTCCTGTGTGCTTCTGATAGAGCTAACCAAGCTTTTGGTGTCCCTAGCCACTCTGCTCCTGACTGGGGACCTGTCTGCCCTGCATGCCCCCCTGTCCCTGGCCATCGTGGCCCCCTACGCAGTCCCAGCCACACTCTATGCCTTCAACAACAACCTGGTGGTCCTCATGCAGATCTACATGGACCCCAGCTCCTTCCAGGTCCTCAGCAACCTGAAGATCGCCTCCACGGCCCTGCTTTACTCCTTCTGCCTGGGGAAGAGGCTGCGGTCCGCCCAGTGGCTGGCCCTGGGGATCCTCATGGGGGCCGGGGTGTGTCACAGCTACTACAGTCTGGATCTGGAGTATCCAGGGCAAACTGAGGACCAGGCAAGTTCCAGGCTTCACATCACWGCCTGGGGCCTTGTTCTAGTGCTGGTTTACTGCTTCATCTCAGGGCTGGCGGCCGTCTACACAGAGCAGGTGCTGAAGAGCCAGCGACTACCCCTAAGCCTGCAGAACCTATACCTGTACGTGTTTGGATTGGCCATCAACTTGRTCTCCCACCTCTTAAGCATGGGGGGAGAACAGGGTTTCCTGGAGGGTTACTCAGAGGTGGTGTGGGCCATTGTGGCTGGGCAGGCAGCAAATGGGCTGCTGATGTCAGTAGTGCTGAAGCATGGCAGCGGCATCACCAGGCTGTTTGTCATCTCTTGCTCTATGCTGGTCAATGCTCTGCTCTCCTGGGCCCTACTGGGCCTGCAGCTCACCCCCTTCTTCCTGTTACCCACCTCTATGATTGGCCTTGCAGCCTATCTGTACTACAGTTAG
- the LOC111964776 gene encoding SLC35A4 upstream open reading frame protein-like isoform X1: MPDVCTNSWSDPVMGKENEVATVRSVQRVSYLEAVKRLEGTSGGEETMDPFKQMKDLNQLKNQLEDIQKRVETEFAAGIPQGGSVLASPFLKGFLAGYVVAKLRSSAILGVLLGTFTGIYAAQNYQVPNIESTLKDYMSLFRKGPK; encoded by the exons ATGCCAGATGTCTGCACGAATTCCTGGAGTGACCCTGTCATGGGGAAGGAGAATGAGGTGGCAACAGTAAGGAGTGTCCAGCGTGTCTCCTATCTGGAGGCGGTGAAAAGATTGGAAGGAACGAGTGGCGGTGAAGAAACTATG GATCCTTTCAAGCAGATGAAGGATCTCAACCAGCTTAAGAATCAACTGGAAGATATCCAGAAACGTGTGGAGACTGAATTTGCAGCAGGAATTCCACAG GGGGGCTCTGTGCTGGCATCTCCCTTTTTGAAGGGGTTCCTGGCTGGGTACGTGGTGGCCAAGCTCCGCTCCTCAGCTATCTTAGGAGTGCTACTAGGAACATTCACAGGCATCTATGCTGCACAGAACTATCAGGTGCCCAACATTGAAAGCACTCTGAAGGACTATATGAGTTTGTTTAGAAAAGGACCAAAGTAA